The genomic window GCGCCGGCCGTGCTGCCATTCCGATTCGGAACCGTCGTGGCCGAAGCGAAGCTCGAGAGTTGGCTGGAGGCGTGCGGCCCCCGCATTCGCGCCGGCCTGGCCGACGTGCGCGGCCGCGTGGAGATGATCGTGCGTCTGCTCCGGCTCGATCAGCGCAGCGGCGATCCGGCGAGCGACGGTGATCTGACGGCAGCGGCGCTTCGCGCGCTCGCCGAGCGTCTCGTCGAGCGGGCTGGCCTGGCCAGGTGGCAGTACTGTCCCACGGGGCGGGGGGCCAACCTGGCGGCCTCGGTGGTGTTCCTCGTCCCGCGCGAGGATGTTCCCGCGTTCCTGGCCCGCATCGCCCCGGTGGCCGCGCGGGCCGAGAACATGGCCGTCGTCCCGACCGGGCCGTGGCCCGCGTACTCCTTCGCGCCATCGCTGGACGACGGCTTGCCGGTGGTGGCGGCTTCGGCCTGAGCCCACGCCACCACCCGCCGGCAAGGGTGCCTTGCCGGTGCGTCGGCGTTCGGGTAGGCTTGGCTCCCTTTACAAGGAGCTCGTATGCCACGACTCGCCCGCGCGAGCGTCGAGCAGCTGATGACGGAACAGCCCGGGCGCACTCTGGAAGAAGCCCTCGGGGTCTTCGAGGTCTTCGCCAGCGGCTCCTTGAGCGATGAGGTGTACATCCTCGAGGACGTCGCCGGCAAGCGTATCGCGATCGCTCCGACCGCGCTCAAAGACAGATACCGGCGGGGGTGAGTCATGGCCATCGTGACGATCTCGCATCAGATGGGCGCCGGCGGGCCGGAGGTCGGCACCGCGGTGGCCCAGCGCCTGGGCTACCGTTACGTCGACCAGGAGCTGC from Candidatus Methylomirabilota bacterium includes these protein-coding regions:
- a CDS encoding GvpL/GvpF family gas vesicle protein, which produces METPRVSRPLRYLYAITQGLPGTWRPPGAGVGDTIVAQPVRDLLLVSSPIGAVPARTLSAEAAHDDIVASLLEAPAVLPFRFGTVVAEAKLESWLEACGPRIRAGLADVRGRVEMIVRLLRLDQRSGDPASDGDLTAAALRALAERLVERAGLARWQYCPTGRGANLAASVVFLVPREDVPAFLARIAPVAARAENMAVVPTGPWPAYSFAPSLDDGLPVVAASA